From a region of the Salmo trutta chromosome 10, fSalTru1.1, whole genome shotgun sequence genome:
- the agt gene encoding angiotensinogen, translating into MRHIFCPLLLLSCLSVGLANRVYVHPFNLFASENVSCETIKTEVTKPLETVPLTPINNDSVVPDTRDLPGTDRLKQNVTQRTAVLAELLNSLGLRMYKALSSKQKDSNTLLSPMNTFGSLVTLYLGASKKTAIPYQQLLGLNRDTDRDDCVSLVDGHNVLRTLQDINSLVDGPKDEINTRVWAFARKGADLSKDFVQGTQDFSDTSYIRAVDFSQPQEAETQVNNFIQKTSDRKITSLFKDLSSTTDLLFVSSVHFKGNWRKAFQTEKTTMQEFKVDATTTVMVPLMTHTGTYKYLNDKDRKCTVVKLSLSKRAYMLLVMPHEGSSLHDMESRLQSDIISGWHRHLKEGLLELSLPKFSMTALTDLRSLLFDMAAEIEKSLLGSDAEFERLSSKKPFSVDKVFNKVMFEMSESGAETQDKTQDERVPLKFTVNRPFFFAIVEGNSNAILMLGKIRNPTL; encoded by the exons ATGCGTCATATATTTTGCCCTCTCCTTCTGCTCTCCTGCCTCTCGGTAGGCCTGGCGAACCGTGTATATGTCCACCCATTTAACCTCTTTGCCTCTGAGAACGTCAGCTGTGAGACCATCAAAACTGAAGTGACCAAACCTCTGGAGACTGTCCCTTTGACTCCCATTAACAATGACAGTGTGGTGCCTGACACTCGAGACCTCCCAGGCACTGACAGACTGAAACAGAACGTCACTCAACGCACTGCCGTACTGGCAGAGCTGCTCAACTCTCTGGGCCTCCGGATGTACAAGGCTCTGAGCAGCAAGCAAAAGGACTCCAACACCTTGCTCTCGCCCATGAACACCTTTGGCTCTCTGGTCACCTTGTACCTGGGGGCCTCCAAGAAAACAGCCATCCCTTACCAGCAGCTGCTGGGCCTGAACAGGGACACGGACAGAGACGACTGTGTCTCCTTAGTGGACGGCCACAATGTTCTTCGCACTCTGCAGGACATCAATTCCCTGGTGGATGGGCCCAAGGATGAGATCAACACTCGTGTGTGGGCCTTTGCTCGCAAGGGCGCTGACCTCTCGAAGGACTTTGTCCAAGGCACCCAAGATTTCTCTGATACCTCGTACATCAGAGCAGTGGATTTCTCCCAACCCCAGGAAGCTGAGACCCAGGTCAACAACTTCATCCAGAAGACATCAGACAGGAAAATCACGAGCTTGTTCAAGGACCTTAGCTCAACCACAGATCTACTGTTTGTCAGCTCTGTCCATTTCAAAG GCAACTGGAGGAAGGCGTTCCAGACAGAGAAAACTACCATGCAGGAGTTCAAGGTTGACGCGACAACAACTGTCATGGTCCCTCTCATGACCCACACAGGTACCTACAAGTACCTGAATGATAAGGACAGGAAGTGCACCGTGGTGAAACTTTCTCTGAGCAAACGGGCCTACATGCTGCTGGTAATGCCTCACGAGGGGAGCAGCCTGCATGACATGGAGTCTCGACTACAGTCAGACATCATCTCTGGCTGGCACAGGCATCTGAAGGAGGG GCTCCTGGAACTGTCTCTGCCCAAGTTCTCCATGACAGCCTTGACTGACCTAAGGTCATTGCTCTTTGACATGGCAGCTGAGATTGAGAAAAGTCTGCTGGGTTCAGATGCTGAGTTTGAGAGACTCAGCAGTAAGAAGCCGTTCAGTGTTGATAAG GTGTTCAACAAAGTAATGTTTGAGATGTCTGAAAGTGGTGCTGAGACTCAAGACAAGACCCAAGATGAAAGGGTTCCCCTCAAATTCACTGTCAACAGGCCCTTCTTCTTCGCTATTGTAGAGGGAAACTCCAATGCCATTCTCATGCTGGGAAAAATAAGAAACCCAACTCTTTAG